The Sesamum indicum cultivar Zhongzhi No. 13 linkage group LG9, S_indicum_v1.0, whole genome shotgun sequence genome segment TTTTCATCTTTACACAGAGAGTGAACCATAGCATTGCAAACATATAAATTAGGCATTTCCCCGAGTCTCCCCACCTTATCAATCAAATCGTAAGCAGTATCAACATCCCCTTTTCTTCTCATTCCATCCACAACACTCGATAAAGCCTCCTCACTAGGAACAATTCCATACTCTACCATCTCATCCACCAAATCTCGTGCAATCCCAAACTCATCCACTTTACATAATCCCAGCACCAATGTACAATAAGTGACTACATCAGCTCTCAAAGCCTTAGGTGCCAACATTTTCTTAATCTCAACAGCCTCCCAGACTCTCCCACTCTTACACAGCCCATGAATCAACACATTATATGTAACCACATTCAATTTGCACCACCCATTCTTCTCAACCCAACTAACCATTTCCTTTGCTCTATCATAATCCTTCAACTCACACAAGCTCCTAATAACAGCAGTGTACACATAAACATCTGGTTTTAGCCCCGAACGGACAAACATCTCATCAAACAAGCTAAGAACcatatcaaattttcttattctgaTCAGTCCATTCAACACGGCACTCAAAGTCCTCACTTCCGGAAACAAACCGCATCCCTTCATTGACTTCACAACCAGAACAGAATCCAAAACTCTCCTACTCTGAACATAGTTTTGAACCAGCAAATCAAACCCATACGCCGAACAAAAATCGCTTCTTTTATAAGAATCGCAAAAAATCCGAAAAACGAAACTTGGGTCCTCCTTCCTTTCCAAAAGGGTCTGCAAAAGCGATGACGCCGGCCAGTAAAGCTTCGACTGGACTAAAGAGTGAACCAGCAAGCAAAACGACGCCGTCGAATGGCGGAAGTTCTTGTGAAGTCCCAGGAAATTGAAGAAGCGGAGAGCTAACCTGGAGTCGTGGACATTCTGGAGGATGAATTTCTCAACGTGAAGCGGTCTGAGGCGAGTGGAAATGGACGGTTTGTCGAGAGAGATTGTCCAGCTCTGCTTGCTCCGCACAACGTCATTCAGCATCGCTAGGAAATTTTCGTCATCGTCTTTCGGGCGGCGGGATTGGGCGGTGGGTGTCAGTTTGGAGATGGGATTTGGTGTTCGAATGGGCGGCAGCCGCATTTTTGAAGAGATTTTCAGGCGGCCATTGATTAGCTCTGAATTTAGGGAAACGCCAAAGGATTGAAGGTTGATGATGATAGTGATAGTGCTGCAGACTGCAGTGCTGGGATGAAAAAGAATACCAAGAAATGGGAAAAGCTCCCACTTCCCACTCCGTGTAATGTATTTACAGGCAATTGTGGTACACTTATCTCTGCAGAGTGTACTACTCTTCGGTTGCCCATCAAACTAGTAGCTGCCACTTTCATTTTCACTAggaatacatataaataaaatatttgagagtGCACACACCCAAATAGGCcattaatttctttctaacatacaaatatgataaataaattataataacccatattgatatattgagcaataacttaatttaattaatatattgttagtttatataaaataacataaataccacaaattatttgataacttaatattaaatttatttataagagcTGGATGTTAATCTTAATAATTAGGTTAAGATATAATTAGAAATGGAGTTATTGTGTCAAATGTTGTGGCTGACAGACACGGAAAAGACCGAACTGGCCAATAAACGCAATCCCGAACAAAAGATCCGGATAATATTTCGTTGCCTACTCCACTCTACCCCTATCCCCATTCATCCTCCACAATTTTTTCCCTCAATATCCGCTCATGACCTGAACTCCTCTCCGGGAATTCCACTTCCTTTCCCTGCCCCTTCTCCTCCCCATATTCACATGGCGAGGACTTTGATTTCCTCTCCTGCCTTCTTGGGAACTCCTCTTCCTTCTCTGTCTCGCCATGGATTCCTCCCTCAGGGCAGGCCCATCAGCACCAGAGTCAAATTCAGCCTCCATCACCTCCCCCCTGTTCATCATTCAGTTGATTTCAATGCCATCTTTGAGCGAGCTGAGAGCTTGCTCTACACGCTTGCCGATGCTGCTGTCGTTGCGGATGGCGGGGTGGGGGCGTCCGGCTCCCCTGCTGCTCAGAAAAGTGGAGGGTGGTTCGGGTTTATTTCCGATGCCATGGAAGTTGTCTTGAAGGTGATTGGTGATTTTAAGCTTCATGGGCTTGTTTCTAGACTATCTTGGTAGCTTTCTGTAGCTTCTACTGTGTGTAAATTATAGTGCAGTGCGTTGGCTTTTTCCTCTGCCAGTTATCGTGGTTTCTACTTCTCCAATCATGTGGTgttgattcttttttatttctgttgCATGAGAGATACATGTGTAACTGCACCAAGCCATATTTTCTATCTAAATGTGATCTGAATGGCTTCTTGGGTGACCGTATCTCTGTCATGCCTAATAAAGCCCCAGTTTTCTGTTTCCTGATATTCATAGAGGTGAAAAGTACTTCCTTATCTTCTGAAAACCGTTCAGTCTCATATCTAGTCAAAATTAGATACCTTGCACATCTAGAAGAGTCGGAATATATTGATCTTCTTACCAGAATGCCTTGAAGCGTACAGTTAACATGAAACCTATCAAAAGAGTTTTTCATTGATAGCATGGAGTCTAAAAGTCAAAACTTGAAAGACCACGCCCATATGCTTGAAGCCATGAGAATATCTCTAGTATTAGGATGTTGCAGTACCACCATCTAGCCTTTGGTCGCATATTTCTGACCACATCAATCCTTCTTGCCATGGAATATCATGAAATAATGTCCACACATAAGTCAATGCATTATTGGTAGGCCTTAGAAGTTGCCCTGCTAAACTCACTGTTgccaataattgattttttctaaCAGGAGGATATGATCATACTTGCGCATCTTGATTTCAACTACATGCAACTTGTTCTCCTTTTAGATTTCGACACTGTTTTCATTCGTcactttttatgattttccTATTAGTCTGATGCTGGGATCATCACCTTCAATTAACATGCGGCATTGGGATTGTAGATTAGAACCAGGGCATTCGATCTAGGTAATTTTGCAAAGTGCTTCACAGCTGTCCTGATACTTCTTCATACGCCTATTAGACCTATGCGAAAATACAAGATCCAATTCAACATAGCGCTCGAgcaatttgaaaatgaagacTATTGTACACGTGATTAATATGATAGGAGTTCTCATTTTTTCACTGCGATTCCGAAAATGCTTGTTCAAGTACACATTGAATTATGCTTGTTCAAATTAACTCAAGTATAGGAAACCTTGATTACATTCATTTCTATTACTCCAAAGTTCAGGTTTTGTCCTCAGGCTAAACTCTTCCACTCTCCGAGTGCCTTATACTATTTGTGGGAGAAACGGTGTTTGTTTATTACTGAAGCTTCTTCAATTCTCAAGAAGTCATGCATCAAGCAGCAGTCTGCTAGTCATTATTACATTCCATGTCACCTTTTTTTCTGAAACTTGATATAATTCTTGAGCAGAAAGAGGGAAGTCTAAATGTAACTTGCAATTCCCACTGGATGTTTTAAAAGACTAACCCATTTTCCCTGACATCTTGTAGTCTCTCAGAAGAGATATTAGTCTTTCGGTAATTTGGCGAATGAGAATAGCAATTGTTCTTCTGAGTCATAAATCTTATATTCATTCATCATTAAAAGACGCTATTGCCATTTTCTTCCACTATActggtttcatttttttttgcattgtCCAGATCCTACTTGCAGCaccaaattatcattttattaccCACGGTCGTGTTATCTATAACAGATGATGAActttgcatttatatatatcctaTAGAGGGTGTCTTTATAGAGCTTACAAAAAGTGAGCAAACACCAAGCATGGTATACACTCATGCTCGGTGATAAAAGGTCAATTTTGAGCTGTTCCATAATAGATGTCAGCAATAGAGCAAGAAGATTCGACTGTTCTCTGGCActtcaaaaatcaaagattTGTATGAAGGCATTAGTAGATTTGACGAACACCTGGTTTACTTGTATCAGGTACTTAAGGATGGACTTGCAACTGTTCATGTGCCATATGCTTATGGATTTGCCATAATATTGCTCACAATTCTTGTTAAAGTTGCCACATTCCCTTTGACCAAGCAACAGGTAAACATTGGTCATGCAACTAATAAGTGTATTAACATGTCTGCTCTAGACACCTTTCTTGCTTTTTGGGCTTCTCTCTGGttatttccattttaaattttgcttttgatattagtataataatgTGTATTTCCTTTTTGGTAAGGTTGAATCAACGCTAGCAATGCAGAATCTTCAACCAAAGATCAAAGCAATCCAAGAGAGATATGCAGGAAATCAAGTGAGCATCTTTCAGTGTTCTGTCATACAACTTATTGATGATCATGTTATTTGTGCGTGAGTAGTGTTCAATGAGAGTCTTGAAACTGTAAAACCTAATTAAATGTAAGTTAATAGGTCATTGATTGTTGTGATTATTTTGATGCAAGGGTGATTTTGTGAACAGAAAGACAAAGTAGCAGTGTAATAGTAGTTTGAAGGGATGGATTGTTTCATGTTGTTAAGGGATCATTGACTTGGGAACAGTAGTTGCAAGGTTCTATCAAGTTATCATTAATTCTATTGTTTTCATACTGAGGATTTTGGTTAACACTTGCTTTGCTTGGTGTGAAAACACTTTACCCTTGGTGAATTGTTGAAGTGCTCTTAATTCTGGCCAAACTAATAGAAATCTAAATCAAGGTGATTTCATTTCTGTCTGGTTTCAAATTGATGTGTTTCAATCGGTTGGCATTACTTGGCAATTGATTAGTGCAAGTCAGACAAAAATGATGCCAATaaattggttttctttttcctccttaCCATGCTTAACTTGCCGTTCAATTTATCAATCTCCCTTAAGTGTGTTTGTCCCAGGTTCCAGGTCCATGATTTATTGGTTCATCTCTAATGGTAGTTGAATTAGTTCCAGNNNNNNNNNNNNNNNNNNNNNNNNNNNNNNNNNNNNNNNNNNNNNNNNNNNNNNNNNNNNNNNNNNNNNNNNNNNNNNNNNNNNNNNNNNNNNNNNNNNNNNNNNNNNNNNNNNNNNNNNNNNNNNNNGACTATCATTTGCTTTTCTGTTAAGAGCTAAACACCAAACATAGAACATATCAAATAGTTATATATGATTCTTTGTCATATCAAATGAGTACAAATTTCATTACCTGTATGGGGGTGGGGCTGAAGTTGGGTAATAGGGTTTGAGCTGTAAGTGCTGTAAATCTTGCTGTGGATCTCTTTTTGAGCCGTGATATTAGGAGATAAAATCTTTAGCAAAGATGTTATTACCAGTTTGCCACCTAGCCTAGGTGGActaaatatgtatattgaaattttacagGAAAGAATACAACTTGAAACTTCTCGTTTATACAGACAGGCAGGAGTCAATCCTCTAGCAGGTCTGTTTTAATTATCAGTCACATTTCTTTCTATAGTATTGTAGATACAAACATGTTGGCGTAACCTCTCTAGGTTCTGTGCTTGCCTTATAATAAATTGGTAGGTGCATAGACTATGTGGCAAAAGCTCTATTTTTTCTTAGCAGACCATGTAAAATGTGGCTGATAATATTGTCACGCCTTATCCTGCTTAGCAATGTACTCATGCTTTTTGCAACCGTAACTGGGTATATATTATGGGGCTACAAAGTCGCCCTAGTTTACACTTCACATATTCCGTGAACTAGCAATCCCAGCAGAGTTATCTCATTTGCTGTGTAAACAAGTACTATCCaatgttgatttttctgaATGTAGTCAATTGCCTCTGAAACTGTTCACTTGATGTTCACCTGAGAAACTCCTCCTCTCTGGCAATAAATTTCCCTGTTGCTATTCTGGTCTGttccaataaatataatttccatTAAGTTGTTCTGTTTTGTCTATTGAATGGATTGAAACAGGATGTTTTCCAACGTTGGCCACGATACCAGTCTGGATAGGCTTATATCAAGCTCTTTCAAATGTGGCAAACGAGGTACACGAGAAGCTGTTATTGTATTTGCACACATGTCCTTACTTGATATGTTGTAATAGAGCTTACTATGACattattgttttgattttaatctaaattattacaCAGGGACTGCTAACTGAAGGATTCTTTTGGATTCCTTCTTTGGGGGGCCCAACAACAATTGCTGCTAGGCAAA includes the following:
- the LOC105170397 gene encoding inner membrane protein PPF-1, chloroplastic isoform X2 codes for the protein MARTLISSPAFLGTPLPSLSRHGFLPQGRPISTRVKFSLHHLPPVHHSVDFNAIFERAESLLYTLADAAVVADGGVGASGSPAAQKSGGWFGFISDAMEVVLKVLKDGLATVHVPYAYGFAIILLTILVKVATFPLTKQQVESTLAMQNLQPKIKAIQERYAGNQERIQLETSRLYRQAGVNPLAGCFPTLATIPVWIGLYQALSNVANEGLLTEGFFWIPSLGGPTTIAARQSGSGISWLFPFVDGHPPLGWQDTAAYLVLPVLLVVSQYVSMEIMKPPQTDDPAQKNTLLVFKFLPLMIGYFSLSVPSGLSIYWFTNNVLSTAQQVWLRKLGGAKPVVSENASGIISAGRAKRSGAKPERTGERFKQLKEEEKTKKTSALPVDDVQASTASDSESEYDSDDETESKGKEVLEEALASSSAKPVPSGPRRSKRSKRKRAV
- the LOC105170397 gene encoding inner membrane protein PPF-1, chloroplastic isoform X1, with the translated sequence MARTLISSPAFLGTPLPSLSRHGFLPQGRPISTRVKFSLHHLPPVHHSVDFNAIFERAESLLYTLADAAVVADGGVGASGSPAAQKSGGWFGFISDAMEVVLKVLKDGLATVHVPYAYGFAIILLTILVKVATFPLTKQQVESTLAMQNLQPKIKAIQERYAGNQERIQLETSRLYRQAGVNPLAGCFPTLATIPVWIGLYQALSNVANEGLLTEGFFWIPSLGGPTTIAARQSGSGISWLFPFVDGHPPLGWQDTAAYLVLPVLLVVSQYVSMEIMKPPQTDDPAQKNTLLVFKFLPLMIGYFSLSVPSGLSIYWFTNNVLSTAQQVWLRKLGGAKPVVSENASGIISAGRAKRSGAKPERTGERFKQLKEEEKTKKTSALPVDDVQASTASDSESEYDSDDETESKQGKEVLEEALASSSAKPVPSGPRRSKRSKRKRAV